CAGCTCCCTTTGGAGTAGGTAAAGTAATCGTATGCAGAGTGGGTTTTAGCTGCAGAGTAAGGGAAAACCAGACCTCGCCCTCCAATTCCATACATTTTCTGGAGTTCTTCACGAATATAGCCGGTGTAAATGTCTGCCTGGAGGTGGGAGTCACCTACATGAAGGACCCGAAGCTTTTTTTGCTTAGCATCTGCAAGATTTGTAAAGAACTTTTGAGCCACTTCCCTGTTTTTCCATTCAATAAAATTCTGATTTGTACGCAGAAACGGGAAATTACCGAGTCTGGTCGAACCTCCGTCGGTTGTTGATCCGGAATTGACAGCAGGCTGCTTTTCGGTCTCACTAATCGAATCCTGCGACTGTGAGACAATTGAATCGGGTGGGGAGAATTTCGTTTTGTGGTTCAGTTCATGGTTAATGGAACCGGCGAAAAGGACTCCCAGAGTGCCAAACGAAGCAATCAAGAAAAGCTTTCCGCCTTTCTTCATTGCTCCGTTCAGATAATGTAACTGATTGGTCATATTGCCATCCGTTCTGTTTATTTAACGGTTATTTGAATTTTTGTTGTCTAAATATTGCCGGTACGAATCATTAATCCCCTTGAACAATTCGGCGGCAATTATTTTTTGTCCTCTGTTAATGAAGTGACCGTCGCGGGCTGCATATCCTTTCTGAGCCCATGCTGCAATAGAGTTTTCACCCCCCATAAGTTCATATGTATTCCAAAAAGCACAGCCGTTCTCTATGGCACATTCCTTCATGATTTTCACCACTTCCCCGATGTAAGGATGCGAAACGGAGCTTCCCCTTCTGATAACACCCATATCGCCGGGACCGACAACGAGAACAGAAGAATTTTTCGCTCTCTCTCTGATACCTGCGTAGAGGCGGTTATAGTAATCCCTGACGCGTTTTAAATCTTTTTCTTTTGTTACAGTCGGCATAATATTCATACCGAACTGCAAAATAATAAGTTTTACATTCAATTCATCATATTGAGCAGATAAAAATTCCTTGTCTATTTTCAGGAGTCCGTCACCCGAGTGACCGCGAATCGCAAAATTATCAACCTGAACCCCTCTGTCTCCGTCGAAAAAGAAGCCATAAATCTCAGGATTTCTCCCGCTTGAGATGTCAAATCTAATAGAACTGCCGTCACCTCTGAATGCGGTTGAAGCAAGATTGAAGGGATTATCACCGTTGAGTTGCAATGTACCAATTACAGTTCCTGTTTTTTGGTCACTAATTCTTACTTCACATTCATCACCGACTTTTCCGTAAAAAACCCTTATTTTGGAGAACCTTGCATTTTTCACAAAATTAAGAGATACTCTCCCCCGAAGTGCCGCAACCACATCTGTTTTATCCCTTGGAGAGGAGAGAAAAGCGGATTTTACCGCAAACCAGGTGTCTGCAAGCAAAGAATGTGATAAACCGTATTTGTTTAAGACGGTTGAACTGTCCGAGGGTTGCTCCTCTTCAGCGGGTTTTTCATCCAATTGTTTTTTCTTTTTTTTCCCTTTTGGCTCCTGCTCATCATTATCCTTCTTTGATTTACCGTTTCCATATTTGAAAACCAGTCCCGAAAGAGCATATTTTCCGGAAGAGTATGCATGGTTGAAGACATTATATCTTTCCCAGTTTTCAGAAGTGCTTCTGAAATAATTCACATTGTCGGTTATATCATCCACCGGAGCATAGCCGATACCCTCACCGCCAAATTCCTTCTGAAAGTTTTCCCGGAGATATGAAGTTATTCTGTCCCCTTCTATTTGTGAGTCACCATAGTGAGCAACTCTCACTGTTCCGGTTTTGCTTTCCTTCTCCAAGGCTTCAAAAAAATTGTCGAGCGCCTTCTTTCCGCTTGTTTCCGGATTAATCAAAAATCCGTTCTCTTCATTTTTATCAACTGACGGTTTCTCATCAATAAGTGCATTCTCATCAGCAGTTTCATACTTGCTTAGAAAATTTTCAGCATTCTCGTTTTTCTGTTCAGCCGATTTAAAGAGGCTCTCTTTAATATCAGGAAAACTAATGACCAAATCCTCATCCGAGAAGGGATTGGGTACACTGAATTCGGGACCTGCCAGAGAGAACGAAAGAAGTATCCCGTTCACAATGAGGATGCTGAAGAGTATTTGAAGAGAATATTTATTCATTTTTTTCCGTATATTCAAACATCAAATTTAATTAATCCTGTCCTTTTACGCGGTATAATAAAATATCCCTGAAAAATGCCATTAATGAATTCAATCTTGAAAAAAGTAATAATCTGCCTGCTATTGTGTTTTTCCATCGCATATTCTCAAAAATCCAATAATGAATTTCCCTTCCTGCGACCGGAACTCAATAAAATCGGCAATCCGCAATCTATTCAAGCCAAATTGCAGAAAACCTTTTCTGACACCTCCGGTTCAAAGATATTTAAAATATTCGTAATCGGTGACTCCTACACTGCCTCAGGTGATTTTGTTCATTGCCTTGAGGATGAGCTTGCAGCAGAATTTGGAGACGGTGGAAAGATCAAACTGTCACTGAAGAGTGAATTTCCGACTCTTCTCCCCTACAACCCGTTGCAGCTGAAGAAAAAATCATCCCTTCTAAAAGGATTTGAGCTTTACTCCAACGCCGATTCAAGTTCCATCGAAGTAAAGGATGCATCTTCAGAGAAAATTCCCTTTGCAATCAATACAGTGAACAAGGGCCGTGCGATTAAGGTCACTTTTTCGTCACCTGTCGAGAGTTTCTACATAACTAACCGGCAAAATGTTCCACAAAAATCGACAAAAGGGATTCTGGCTTTCACAGAAAAAGGGGTTGTTTCCACTTTTTTTGGCAAGATTTCGGCATCTATAAGGACATACAACACCGAACTGAATTACCTCTTCCCGTTTATCGAAACAGTAAATCCTGATCTGATAATTGTCTATCTTGGTACAAATGACTGTGCGGGACCAAATTTCAACAAAAACTATTTTGATGTCGAGTATGGAAATTTGCTGAAGAGGCTAAGAAAAGAATCTCCTGATGCATCATTTTTACTGATTTCCCCCGTTACTTTTTATTCGTACAGTAAAGAAGGATTCAAACCGAACAAAAACATTAAGACATTAAAGGAGGGAATAACTTCCCTTTCCTTAAAAGAAGGGTTGAGTTACTGGGATCTAAGCGAAGTGATGGGTGGAGACACGATTATGCCATCTTTGGTGCAATCAAAGCTCGCAATTCAGGATTATATTCACCTGACCAGGGAAGGTCACGAAACAGCCGCAAAATTCCTCGCCAAAGCAATCATCGATTTATACAAAAAAGAGTGACAGACTATTTCGTGAGTGACTCGATCTTGTCGATCGATTTGTGTTTCATACTCTCCAAAGTTTCTGCATTTAACATCGTAAAAGCCATATTTCTGATTTTCCCCCACTCGTCATGCATCGGACACGGAGTAGAGACAGAGCAGCCGGGAAAACCCAGAATACAGGTATTAAAGACATCCCCTCCATCCAAAACCATCACTATGTCGATGAGTTTTATTTCAGACGGATTTTTCCCGAGATAGAATCCGCCGTTTTTCCCCTTCTTTGAAGCAACAATTCCCGAATCCGTCAGGATTTGCATCACTTTTGAAACAAACTCTTTAGGCACTTTCAGTTTGGTCGCCACATTAGCAGCACTGACCCTCTGATCTTTGTCGAGTGTTGACAAATATAATACAGCTTGTAAACCAAGTTCACATTTTTTGGAGAAGATTACGGTCATTTACTTTAAATCCCGGTATAATAAATCAGATAAAAAAGACCGTTTAATATAACATTTCTAAATAATAATGCAAAAGAAAAAAGGACAGTTGGAAGCTATGACGGATTAAAAAAATTTTATTCTTCACAATCGTTAAGGAAATATTAATTAAATTTCCTGTTATTAAAACAAGATTTTTGAGGAAAAAATGGATCTTAAACACAAACTGTATGATGTTCCGAAAATTTCCAATCTACAGGAAATGGTGCTCCAAAACAGTAAAAAATATGCAGGGAAAATTGCTCTTGAGGATCTGAACGATACTCCCTTTAAGCGTCTGACTTTTGACGGGCTGCTGGAAACAGTTCTGAAGTTCGGATCTGGTCTTCAAAAGCTGGGTCTAAAAGAACGCTCGCATATAGCAGTGATTTCTGAAAACCGCGTGCAGTGGAGCATCACATATCTGACAGCG
This region of Bacteroidota bacterium genomic DNA includes:
- a CDS encoding Rrf2 family transcriptional regulator → MTVIFSKKCELGLQAVLYLSTLDKDQRVSAANVATKLKVPKEFVSKVMQILTDSGIVASKKGKNGGFYLGKNPSEIKLIDIVMVLDGGDVFNTCILGFPGCSVSTPCPMHDEWGKIRNMAFTMLNAETLESMKHKSIDKIESLTK
- a CDS encoding GDSL-type esterase/lipase family protein, yielding MKKVIICLLLCFSIAYSQKSNNEFPFLRPELNKIGNPQSIQAKLQKTFSDTSGSKIFKIFVIGDSYTASGDFVHCLEDELAAEFGDGGKIKLSLKSEFPTLLPYNPLQLKKKSSLLKGFELYSNADSSSIEVKDASSEKIPFAINTVNKGRAIKVTFSSPVESFYITNRQNVPQKSTKGILAFTEKGVVSTFFGKISASIRTYNTELNYLFPFIETVNPDLIIVYLGTNDCAGPNFNKNYFDVEYGNLLKRLRKESPDASFLLISPVTFYSYSKEGFKPNKNIKTLKEGITSLSLKEGLSYWDLSEVMGGDTIMPSLVQSKLAIQDYIHLTREGHETAAKFLAKAIIDLYKKE